From Kwoniella dendrophila CBS 6074 chromosome 11, complete sequence, a single genomic window includes:
- a CDS encoding 50S ribosomal protein L3: MRSILRTIQKPFSRGLATVSEVSEPIASSSSSSSSTPNIISNAVGKWTPHTMRTGLIARKRGMTALWDQDGRRWPVTVLQVDSNQVVRVSPPPSTSPLLHTLQIGSSNRSEKTTPSQQLGHFKKAGVEPKYKLKEFQVTQDALLQVGTELNAAHFVPGQYVDVQGITIGKGFQGVMKRYGFRGLKASHGVSVKHRSGGSIGQNQDPGRVIPNKKMPGHMGNVTRTTQNLLVHKIDNLLNLIYVRGSVPGTDDSFLSIIDSKKSVLSKSKLSLKKGKPENEWLSNNVTSLPTPAGTKDRIQKENWPSVVEWKGEGWSEK; the protein is encoded by the exons ATGCGGTCGATATTACGAACAATCCAAAAACCGTTTTCAAGGGGATTGGCGACAGTATCTGAAGTATCTGAACCAATAGCATCaagttcttcatcatcttcatcaacaccgAACATCATAAGCAATGCTGTTGGAAAATGGACCCCCCATACAATGAGAACAGGATTAATAGCAAGAAAAAGAGGTATGACAGCATTATGGGATCaagatggtagaagatgGCCTGTAACTGTATTACAAGTTGATTCAAATCAAGTTGTACGAGtttcaccacctccatcaacttcacctttattacatACATTACAAATTGGTTCATCAAATAGATCAGAAAAAACCACACCTTCACAACAATTAGGTCATTTCAAAAAAGCTGGAGTTGAACCAAAAtataaattaaaagaatttcaaGTTACACAAGATGCTCTATTACAAGTTGGTACAGAATTAAATGCTGCTCATTTTGTTCCGGGTCAATATGTTGATGTCCAAGGTATAAC CATCGGTAAAGGTTTCCAAGGTGTAATGAAAAGATATGGATTTAGAGGTTTAAAAGCATCTCATGGTGTTTCAGTTAAACATAGATCTGGTGGTTCTATTGGTCAAAATCAG GACCCAGGAAGAGTTATTCCAAATAAAAAAATGCCAGGACATATGGGAAATGTAACAAGAACAACACAAAATTTATTAGTacataaaattgataatttattaaatttaattTATGTCCGAGGTTCTGTTCCAGGTACAGATGattcatttttatcaataattgatAGTAAAAAATCagttttatcaaaatcaaagttatcattaaaaaaaggtaaacctgaaaatgaatggTTATCAAATAATGTAACAAGTCTTCCTACACCAGCAGGTACAAAAGATAgaattcaaaaagaaaattggCCAAGTGTAGTTGAATGGAAAGGTGAAGGTTGGTCAGAAAAGTAA